DNA sequence from the Pseudophryne corroboree isolate aPseCor3 chromosome 6, aPseCor3.hap2, whole genome shotgun sequence genome:
GGAGAAACCAATTCTTGGCGGTCTTTTTGAAAAATCCAAGGTTTTGTCTAAACCAATCAGGTTGAAAGGCGTTTCTAAGTCCCCTAATTACAGGGCAGCAATGTGTATAAATAGAGCTGTAGAACGTCAGCTCTCCATCCATTCATTCTACAGACGTTAGAGATGGCCAGGACCAAGCAAACAGCGCGTAAGTCCACTGGCGGCAAAGCTCCCCGCAAGCAGCTAGCGACCAAAGCCGCCCGGAAGAGCGCCCCAGCTACCGGCGGTGTAAAGAAGCCTCACCGTTACCGACCCGGGACCGTTGCTCTTCGGGAGATCCGCCGCTACCAGAAGTCCACTGAGCTGCTGatccgcaagctgcccttccagcgtctggtgcgtgagatcgcccaggacttcaagactgacctgcgcttccagagctccgccgtcatggccctgcaagaggccagcgaggcttatctggtggggctcttcgaggacaccaacctgtgcgccatccacgccaagagggtgaccatcatgcccaaagacatccagctggcccgcaggatccgaggggagagggcatagaTACTCGGCACTTCCTATACACGcaacaacacaaaggctcttttcagagccaccaagtCTTTCTAAACGAGCTGCAGCATAAGTCACCCCTCAATGTCGGAGTAACAGGATGCGGATGAATCCTCCGCTCTCCACCCATAGCAGCTTCAAATGACAGGCCAAATCTATGAAGTTTACATATATAATACGATAAGCAAGCCGCAAAGTGAATAATGGAATGTTGACTGTCAAAAATTAAATATTTGGACGGACTGCTTCACAGACAGTACATCGTTACTAGTGTTCCGCCTAGATACCCTTGTACAACCTATTTTCTTCAGCAGGGATAAGAGGCTATTCTCACTTTTCAATGGTCAAATCATTTTATTTAATGCAGCTGTTTTCATTCTAGCTTTGTTACGTCACACGGAGAGAGACTATGGTTTCTCCCTCTATATACTTTATACGGATCAGCTTCCCACTCCTATAAGCGGAAGGGGCCTCATTTGCAGCATGCAGATATTGCAAAGGGAATATTCAGACTATCATTCGATTTCACCACAACAGACCAGGGCTCCTAAAGGGTAAGGGAGCGTTTATACCTTTAGCGGTTGTATGGACGGGATGTGGAGAGGAAAGCGCGGCTAGCCCGTCAGATATCGCTACAACACAAGCAATGGCAGTACACACAGCTCTGCTGGGAAGatgtgggtggctctgaaaagagcctttgtgttgtgtGCCGGGTACATTGTTTCTGTGGTGGAAGCTGCCAGCCTCACATTACTTGCTCTTGGCCGGTTTGTGGCTCTCggtcttcttgggcagcagcacggcctggatgttgggcagaacgcctccctgggcgatggtcaccccaccgagcagcttgttgagctcttcgtcgttgcgcacagccagctgcaggtggcgggggatGATGCGGGTCTTCTTGTTGTCGCGGGCGGCGTTTCCGGCGAGCTCCAGGATCTCAGCCGTCAGGTACTCCAGCACCGCGGCCAGATAGACCGGGGCACCGGCTCCCACTCGCTCAGCATAGTTTCCTTTCCTCAGCAGACGGTGAACGCGACCGACTGGGAACTGGAGACCGGCCCTGGATGAGCGAGTCTTGGCCTTAGCCCGGGTCTTGCCGCCTTGTTTGCCTCTGCCGGACATGTTCAGTTCACAAAACAAAGAGTATCTTTCGACAACAAACCGAGAGGAAATGTGAGCCTGTAATACCGCcctcctcctatatatacactcagaGAGGATCAACCGCGTGCTCTGTGATTGGTTTGCTTCCTAATGAACCAATGCTGCTCAAGTTTATCCACAGACCAATCCGCAATATGTAGTGAAGGGGGTGTTAGGTACCTCCCAGTGTCACGTGACACTTCTACCCTATAGCGTTACATCTTCGTTTGCATAAGCTGCCTATAAATACAGCAACCCCGGGCTTTGTACCGCACAAATTTTCTGCATTGTGTAAAAGGACAAGTGGGTGGTAAAAATGCCTGATCCAGTAAAGTCTGCTCCAGCGCCCAAGAAAGGCTCAAAGAAAGCCGTAACCAAGACCCAGAAGAAGGATGGGAAGAAGCGTAGAaagagcaggaaggagagttacgccatttacgtctacaaggtgctgaagcaggtgcaccctgacaccggcatctcctccaaggctatgggcatcatgaactcctttgtcaatgacatctttgagcgcattgcgggggaagcttcccgcctggctcactacaacaagcgctccaccatcacctcccgggagatccagaccgccgtacgcctgctgctgccgggagagttggccaagcacgccgtgtccgagggca
Encoded proteins:
- the LOC134936521 gene encoding histone H3; protein product: MARTKQTARKSTGGKAPRKQLATKAARKSAPATGGVKKPHRYRPGTVALREIRRYQKSTELLIRKLPFQRLVREIAQDFKTDLRFQSSAVMALQEASEAYLVGLFEDTNLCAIHAKRVTIMPKDIQLARRIRGERA
- the LOC134936523 gene encoding histone H2A type 1-like; this translates as MSGRGKQGGKTRAKAKTRSSRAGLQFPVGRVHRLLRKGNYAERVGAGAPVYLAAVLEYLTAEILELAGNAARDNKKTRIIPRHLQLAVRNDEELNKLLGGVTIAQGGVLPNIQAVLLPKKTESHKPAKSK
- the LOC134936524 gene encoding histone H2B 1.1-like, yielding MPDPVKSAPAPKKGSKKAVTKTQKKDGKKRRKSRKESYAIYVYKVLKQVHPDTGISSKAMGIMNSFVNDIFERIAGEASRLAHYNKRSTITSREIQTAVRLLLPGELAKHAVSEGTKAVTKYTSAK